The Thalassotalea nanhaiensis genome has a window encoding:
- a CDS encoding S8 family serine peptidase, whose translation MNFKLNKLALALPMSIMTLGAVAAISPDDIPRIELNAAQQNAKLKATKKTFENRYFVLLEDEPVALYQGKIKGFKATNISASNGANANEFGKLNLKSSASVVYGDYLANKQNETFSKIKSVLKRDVVMRDRFKIAINGLLLNLEPHEVMALRKMPGVLAVEKEEAHQLLTDVGPQHVGAPVIWDNSDISGSKGEGLVVGVMDTGISSYTSQVWSYQGAAGFEGKEFHPSFADVGVDGYDHINPNGEGVYFGDCIDSPFWCNDKVIGVVSYEGLKTSGLWDMRAETGQDDHGHGTHVASTIAGNRVDNVNYPTVYPNMEQYWNHKYYDSETSVSISGVAPHANIVMYKTCAVNGCAPSAAVASIEHAIANNVDVLNYSVGGSAGSPWFDADALAFLAAREAGIHTAVAAGNSGQAGEKTVGSPGNSPWVTTVAALSHSRDFTEEKTATFTGGNTMLEDLVGKGATSGISTPTDVIYAGDVELAEQAELAGGVGYCGQYSLPSAWDMNSIEGKVVICRRGGTDDSGVPLSRLSKGASALYAKAAGMIFINSDEEVDNVENDLHVLPTVHLNKVDGEKLLAWLAEGEGHQVTFTESTLELNADKGDITANFTSRGPDYFTGDYLIPDIGAPGVDILAGGLGDNMQSSLSQPYERINGDFRFMSGTSMASPHIAGMYLLMKAARPTWTPAEAQSALMMTAYTSVKEDDNFDGEMARADMHRTGAGSARVNLAVEAGLVMNETRSGYEAANPYAEEFGMSDGIEGWHGQPHQMNMPSLSKGECLLDCDWTRTFKATKAASWTVSFEYYNEGFTLTADNTQFTVTEGEEVIVNFTAEALQGLDVEWVNARVVLTPDDASIPTQTMPVTVNFIAGIAPDAVDIVPQRTNDSAPVEGIVTIGTDDLQVSKSGIAKAEIHQFELMRDATNGTIYHWDDADSKTIYAVPLNIQADSKRLVVEVLETSSPDIDIYVGIDSDLDGLPSVHEMDLMPYMSATETSEELIDEINPRPDTYWVLVHNWAEGPAPLAENEMVCAEDQQADEGMFCAEAPIMDNVKLSITNVKYDEDSMTVEAPTSVEPRAQVPTRVGWEQMMTEGDIYHGVFWLGTSAELNQNIGAVKVNMTRGQDDVTVSEPTIYGDKVAFTIKVSANASSEDRHYDFNMLLAEDVGIDLLISEQVVDGVQMAVGSTEVEYAVSDNQVAWEHTQVSGANATEFSLVLNTISVVGMVDITPVIESEVNNSEQSKAVSKETVTTSPVFIEGRPSFKANASVSTVKEGESITLSAEVIDAVLETPELSYNWTQVSGTTVSFNSTGQNVTFDAPKVSSDEVISFELIGSNGSKLSLPSPVSINVENKSSGGSTGLGFLVLTAFGLLLGRRK comes from the coding sequence ATGAATTTTAAATTAAACAAACTGGCTTTGGCTTTACCAATGAGCATAATGACTCTTGGTGCCGTTGCGGCAATATCACCAGATGATATTCCAAGAATTGAGCTAAATGCAGCGCAACAAAATGCAAAGCTGAAAGCAACAAAGAAAACGTTTGAAAATCGTTACTTTGTCTTATTAGAAGATGAGCCTGTTGCTCTATACCAAGGTAAAATAAAAGGGTTCAAGGCTACAAACATTTCCGCATCTAACGGCGCAAATGCTAATGAATTTGGCAAACTAAACTTAAAAAGTTCGGCCTCTGTTGTTTATGGTGATTACCTTGCCAATAAACAAAATGAAACATTTAGCAAAATTAAGTCGGTGTTAAAACGTGATGTTGTAATGCGAGACCGTTTTAAAATAGCCATCAATGGTTTGCTACTTAATCTTGAACCTCATGAAGTAATGGCATTACGTAAAATGCCAGGCGTTTTAGCGGTAGAAAAAGAAGAAGCGCATCAGTTATTAACTGATGTTGGGCCGCAACACGTTGGAGCACCGGTAATTTGGGATAATAGCGACATTAGCGGTTCTAAAGGTGAAGGCTTAGTTGTAGGTGTGATGGATACAGGGATCAGCTCTTACACTTCACAAGTATGGAGTTATCAAGGGGCCGCTGGCTTTGAAGGTAAAGAGTTTCATCCGTCATTTGCCGATGTAGGTGTAGATGGATATGATCATATCAATCCAAATGGTGAAGGTGTTTATTTTGGTGATTGTATAGATTCACCTTTCTGGTGTAACGATAAAGTTATTGGGGTTGTATCTTATGAAGGCTTAAAAACTTCTGGTCTTTGGGATATGCGCGCCGAAACAGGTCAAGATGATCATGGCCATGGTACTCATGTTGCGTCGACCATCGCTGGTAACCGAGTTGATAATGTGAACTATCCAACGGTATATCCAAATATGGAACAATATTGGAATCATAAGTACTACGATTCTGAAACTTCGGTATCTATCAGTGGTGTAGCACCACATGCCAATATAGTGATGTATAAAACCTGTGCTGTTAATGGTTGTGCACCAAGTGCTGCTGTAGCGTCAATTGAACACGCCATTGCCAATAATGTTGATGTTTTAAACTATTCAGTTGGTGGGAGTGCTGGCTCTCCATGGTTTGATGCCGATGCTTTGGCCTTTTTAGCGGCTCGTGAAGCAGGTATTCATACAGCAGTTGCTGCGGGTAACTCTGGACAGGCTGGTGAGAAAACTGTCGGCTCTCCTGGTAACTCACCATGGGTAACAACCGTTGCTGCATTAAGTCACTCGCGTGATTTTACCGAAGAAAAAACAGCTACCTTTACTGGTGGTAACACAATGCTAGAAGACTTAGTTGGTAAAGGTGCTACTTCAGGTATCAGCACTCCTACTGATGTGATTTATGCCGGCGATGTTGAACTTGCTGAACAAGCCGAGTTAGCCGGTGGTGTTGGTTATTGTGGTCAATACTCATTGCCTAGTGCTTGGGATATGAACTCTATTGAAGGCAAAGTAGTTATTTGTCGTCGTGGCGGTACAGATGATAGCGGCGTGCCATTATCTCGTTTATCAAAAGGTGCCTCAGCATTATATGCCAAAGCTGCCGGTATGATTTTTATCAACTCTGATGAAGAGGTTGATAACGTAGAAAATGATTTACACGTTTTACCAACCGTACATTTAAATAAAGTTGATGGCGAAAAACTATTAGCATGGTTAGCTGAAGGAGAAGGTCATCAAGTAACCTTTACCGAATCAACGCTTGAACTGAATGCTGACAAAGGTGACATCACTGCTAACTTTACCTCTCGTGGCCCAGACTATTTCACTGGTGACTACCTGATCCCTGATATTGGTGCGCCTGGTGTTGATATTCTTGCCGGTGGTCTTGGTGACAATATGCAAAGTTCACTGTCTCAGCCTTACGAGCGAATTAATGGTGATTTCCGTTTCATGAGCGGTACGTCAATGGCATCACCACATATTGCTGGTATGTACTTGTTAATGAAAGCTGCACGACCAACATGGACGCCGGCAGAAGCACAGTCAGCATTAATGATGACAGCTTATACCAGTGTTAAAGAAGACGATAACTTTGATGGTGAAATGGCGCGAGCTGATATGCACCGTACTGGCGCCGGTAGTGCTCGTGTAAACTTAGCGGTAGAAGCTGGCTTAGTGATGAATGAGACTCGCTCAGGCTATGAAGCTGCGAACCCTTACGCTGAAGAGTTTGGTATGAGTGATGGCATTGAAGGTTGGCATGGACAACCACATCAAATGAATATGCCAAGCCTATCAAAAGGCGAATGTCTTCTAGATTGTGATTGGACGCGTACTTTTAAAGCGACCAAAGCTGCTTCTTGGACAGTAAGCTTTGAGTATTATAACGAAGGCTTTACTTTAACTGCTGATAACACGCAATTTACGGTAACTGAAGGCGAAGAAGTTATTGTTAATTTCACCGCCGAAGCATTGCAAGGTCTTGATGTTGAATGGGTAAATGCGAGGGTAGTGTTAACGCCTGATGATGCGTCTATTCCAACTCAAACTATGCCTGTAACGGTTAACTTTATTGCTGGCATCGCACCTGATGCTGTTGATATTGTTCCACAGCGAACTAATGACTCAGCACCAGTTGAAGGAATTGTTACTATTGGTACTGATGATTTGCAAGTAAGCAAGTCAGGTATTGCCAAAGCTGAAATTCATCAATTTGAATTAATGCGAGATGCAACCAACGGTACAATTTATCATTGGGATGATGCAGACAGTAAAACGATTTATGCAGTGCCGTTAAATATTCAGGCTGATAGCAAGCGTTTAGTGGTTGAGGTACTGGAAACATCATCACCAGATATTGATATTTACGTTGGTATTGATTCTGACCTTGATGGTTTGCCTTCAGTTCACGAAATGGACTTAATGCCGTACATGAGTGCAACAGAAACCTCTGAAGAGTTAATTGATGAAATTAACCCTAGACCAGACACTTACTGGGTACTTGTTCATAACTGGGCTGAAGGTCCTGCGCCATTAGCTGAAAACGAAATGGTATGCGCCGAAGATCAGCAAGCTGATGAAGGTATGTTCTGTGCTGAAGCTCCAATAATGGATAACGTAAAACTTTCAATTACCAACGTTAAATATGACGAAGATAGTATGACGGTTGAAGCGCCTACGTCTGTAGAGCCTCGTGCACAAGTGCCAACTCGTGTAGGTTGGGAACAAATGATGACCGAAGGTGATATTTATCATGGTGTGTTCTGGTTAGGTACATCCGCTGAACTGAATCAAAATATTGGTGCGGTTAAAGTCAATATGACTCGTGGCCAAGATGATGTGACAGTTTCAGAGCCAACTATATATGGTGATAAAGTTGCCTTTACCATCAAAGTGTCAGCCAATGCTAGCAGCGAAGACCGTCATTACGATTTCAATATGCTATTAGCAGAAGATGTTGGTATTGATTTGTTAATTTCAGAGCAAGTGGTAGACGGTGTTCAGATGGCTGTAGGCTCTACAGAAGTAGAATATGCAGTAAGCGATAACCAAGTTGCTTGGGAACATACACAAGTAAGTGGCGCTAATGCTACCGAATTCAGCCTTGTTTTAAATACCATTTCAGTTGTTGGTATGGTTGATATTACTCCGGTGATTGAATCTGAAGTAAATAACTCAGAGCAATCAAAAGCTGTATCAAAAGAAACAGTTACAACGTCACCAGTGTTTATTGAAGGTAGACCTAGCTTTAAAGCCAATGCATCGGTTAGCACGGTTAAAGAAGGCGAGTCTATTACTTTATCTGCTGAAGTTATAGATGCTGTGCTTGAAACTCCTGAGCTTAGCTATAATTGGACTCAAGTTTCTGGCACAACAGTAAGTTTCAATAGTACCGGCCAAAACGTTACGTTTGATGCGCCTAAAGTATCTTCTGATGAAGTCATTAGTTTTGAGTTAATCGGTTCAAACGGTAGCAAATTAAGCTTACCATCACCGGTTTCAATAAACGTTGAAAACAAAAGCTCTGGTGGTTCAACTGGCCTAGGGTTCCTAGTTCTAACAGCGTTTGGCTTATTGCTAGGACGTCGTAAATAA
- a CDS encoding tetratricopeptide repeat protein — protein sequence MIEFTKRFFKLKKTTALTVFSIPLVLFMLFAGITHYQELQELEHQQVKNPLPNDVYIIDNEVLNKQSRLREKYMITQVTSVDDNNVYLKVSNFIYLKVSDAIRGIRTDKLLTRQFFSNEILKLPRSQLEQLWVNGGVSEVGRSNDGMHLYGGVIIARPKQNLLKKRKYRIGTQENQLAISYYQGDMGYEQDWKEAFRLFKQGAEKGNPYSQINLAQMYRDGETVEVNLKQALYWFNMARKQGVYSAKEEYSKLCRQVAECIE from the coding sequence ATGATTGAATTCACTAAACGTTTTTTTAAATTAAAAAAAACAACCGCCTTAACTGTATTCTCAATACCTTTGGTATTGTTTATGTTGTTTGCTGGAATAACACATTACCAAGAACTACAAGAGTTAGAGCACCAGCAAGTAAAAAATCCTTTGCCCAATGATGTCTATATTATTGATAATGAAGTGCTAAATAAGCAGAGTAGACTTCGTGAAAAATATATGATCACTCAAGTCACTTCTGTGGACGACAATAATGTTTATTTAAAAGTAAGTAATTTTATTTACCTAAAAGTAAGTGATGCTATTAGGGGGATTCGAACGGATAAATTGCTTACTCGCCAATTTTTTTCTAATGAAATACTCAAACTCCCTAGATCTCAGCTTGAACAGCTTTGGGTAAATGGTGGTGTCAGTGAAGTAGGGCGTTCAAATGATGGTATGCATTTATACGGCGGTGTAATTATTGCCAGGCCAAAACAAAACCTTTTAAAGAAGAGAAAGTATCGAATAGGTACTCAAGAAAACCAATTAGCAATTTCTTATTATCAAGGGGATATGGGATATGAACAAGATTGGAAGGAAGCTTTTCGGTTATTTAAACAAGGCGCTGAAAAAGGAAACCCTTATTCACAAATAAATTTAGCCCAAATGTATCGCGATGGTGAGACAGTAGAAGTCAACTTAAAACAGGCTCTATACTGGTTCAATATGGCAAGGAAACAAGGTGTTTACTCAGCTAAAGAAGAGTATTCAAAATTATGCCGACAAGTTGCTGAGTGCATCGAATAA
- a CDS encoding DUF6559 family protein translates to MFGKKSTIRKYKYKLRPALAKRYGGSATYTKAQVDKTIDEMGFNKRHIHYAYLMYCDIATYNANTPENESTELMNNAIASVSGVGFFGAIFGSSFASGGDGGAGGDFGGDGGGGGE, encoded by the coding sequence ATGTTTGGTAAAAAGTCGACGATTCGAAAGTATAAATACAAACTTCGCCCTGCATTAGCTAAAAGGTATGGCGGCTCAGCAACATATACAAAAGCTCAAGTTGATAAAACCATAGATGAAATGGGGTTTAATAAAAGGCACATACATTACGCTTATTTAATGTATTGCGATATAGCAACTTACAATGCTAATACACCTGAAAATGAATCTACCGAGTTAATGAATAATGCAATTGCTTCTGTATCAGGAGTTGGTTTTTTTGGCGCGATTTTTGGCTCTTCATTTGCTAGTGGTGGAGACGGAGGCGCAGGTGGAGATTTTGGTGGTGATGGCGGCGGTGGCGGAGAGTAG
- a CDS encoding TM2 domain-containing protein, whose translation MSLNVFCRYCGQQISDTDLVCGHCDSRQNFTEPSRDASRKNYEGVIAFVVCFFFGVFGIHRFIYGKIGTGILMLVTVGGFGIWWLIDLIRIAIGHFTDSRGNRLSLIHDH comes from the coding sequence ATGAGTTTAAATGTTTTTTGTCGTTATTGTGGACAACAGATTTCTGATACGGATTTAGTCTGCGGTCATTGTGATTCTAGACAGAATTTCACTGAACCTTCTCGCGATGCCTCTCGTAAAAATTATGAAGGTGTTATCGCATTTGTTGTATGCTTCTTTTTCGGCGTTTTTGGTATACATAGATTTATCTATGGCAAAATAGGTACAGGTATTTTAATGCTTGTTACAGTAGGCGGCTTTGGTATTTGGTGGTTAATCGATTTAATTCGAATTGCCATTGGTCACTTTACCGACTCCAGAGGCAATCGATTAAGTCTTATTCATGATCATTAA